The Drosophila nasuta strain 15112-1781.00 chromosome 2L, ASM2355853v1, whole genome shotgun sequence genome window below encodes:
- the LOC132798903 gene encoding uncharacterized protein LOC132798903, which translates to MKWILIAFILCCFISIQTASRFKPNKACLVRNKYRHERSCSGPRRKFFAFHRIILNCVAVYTKCKRFHAHNEYPTLKKCQWSCGWHMKIVLPMNNTKGSGSGSGSESGSGDEDLGGTPTGDEETTTVGEETPPPEEAA; encoded by the exons ATGAAGTGGATTCTAATCGCGTTTATCTTATGCTGCTTCATCTCTATCCAAACTGCCAGTCGCT TCAAGCCGAATAAGGCCTGTTTGGTAAGAAATAAGTACAGACATGAGCGGAGTTGCTCGGGACCTCGACGTAAATTCTTTGCTTTTCATCGCATCATTCTAAACTGCGTTGCAGTTTACACGAAATGCAAACGATTCCATGCACATAACGAGTATCCAACGCTTAAGAAATGCCAATGGTCTTGTGGTTGGCATATGAAGATTGTTTTGCCCATGAATAACACGAAAGGATCTGGTTCCGGATCTGGATCCGAAAGTGGTTCTGGCGATGAAGACCTTGGTGGTACTCCCACTGGTGATGAAGAGACTACAACTGTGGGTGAAGAAACTCCGCCTCCAGAAGAGGCCGCTTGA